From the genome of Psychroserpens ponticola, one region includes:
- the aat gene encoding leucyl/phenylalanyl-tRNA--protein transferase codes for MYYLNKDIWFPEVSLASKEGILAIGGDLTPERLILAYKSGIFPWFEDEEPILWWSPNPRFVLFPEQLKVSKSMTQVLRNTDFKITVNKDFEAVINNCSKIKRDGQKGTWITNDLKDAYIKLHELGIAKSVEVWLNENLVGGLYGVDLDNGVFCGESMFSKVSNASKVGFISFIQNTNYKLIDCQVYTNHLASLGAEDISRDEFLKYLS; via the coding sequence ATGTATTATCTTAATAAAGATATATGGTTTCCAGAAGTGTCTTTAGCTTCTAAAGAAGGGATTTTAGCAATTGGAGGTGATCTAACTCCAGAACGTTTAATCTTAGCCTACAAGAGTGGTATCTTTCCTTGGTTTGAAGATGAAGAGCCCATTTTATGGTGGTCTCCAAATCCTCGATTTGTGTTATTTCCTGAGCAATTAAAAGTATCTAAGAGTATGACGCAAGTCTTAAGGAATACTGATTTTAAAATTACTGTAAACAAAGATTTTGAAGCAGTCATCAATAATTGTTCAAAAATAAAACGCGATGGACAAAAAGGGACTTGGATAACAAATGATTTGAAAGACGCTTACATAAAATTACACGAACTTGGAATAGCAAAATCTGTTGAAGTATGGCTAAATGAAAACCTCGTTGGAGGTTTGTATGGTGTAGACTTAGATAATGGTGTGTTTTGTGGTGAAAGCATGTTTAGTAAAGTCAGTAATGCTAGCAAAGTTGGATTTATTTCGTTTATACAAAACACAAACTATAAGCTAATCGATTGCCAAGTTTATACAAATCATCTTGCAAGTTTAGGAGCTGAAGACATCTCAAGAGATGAGTTTCTGAAATATTTAAGCTAA
- a CDS encoding cell division protein FtsX, with translation MSSSFDRYQKRKLITSYFSVVVSIALVLFLLGCLGLLVLNAKKVADHFREQVVVTIYLNDSAKQVEVDQLENTLAMAEYSKSTEYVSKEQAAELMKAETGEDFMDFVGYNPLQNSIDVYLKADYVTNETLDGITEELANKKFIEDITYDNDLVELMNNNVKKITFWVLLLSAIFTLIAVLLINSSIRLAVYSKRFIIKTMQMVGATKTFIRRPFVFKSVQLGVIGAIVALIGMGIVLYYLDLMFPELELIQNPILVGSLFVGIFLLGVLITWISTFIATQRFLNLKTDQLYY, from the coding sequence ATGAGTTCATCTTTTGACAGATATCAAAAACGAAAATTAATTACGTCTTACTTTTCAGTAGTCGTTAGTATAGCACTTGTCCTATTTTTATTAGGATGTTTAGGCTTATTGGTATTGAATGCAAAAAAAGTAGCTGATCATTTTAGAGAACAAGTTGTGGTAACAATTTATTTGAATGATTCTGCTAAGCAAGTTGAAGTTGACCAATTAGAGAATACTTTAGCAATGGCTGAATATTCAAAATCGACAGAATATGTCTCAAAAGAGCAAGCTGCCGAACTTATGAAGGCAGAAACTGGCGAAGACTTTATGGACTTTGTAGGTTATAATCCGTTGCAAAACTCAATTGATGTGTATCTGAAAGCAGATTATGTTACCAATGAAACACTTGATGGCATTACTGAAGAATTAGCGAATAAAAAGTTTATTGAAGACATCACTTACGATAATGACCTTGTAGAACTCATGAATAACAACGTTAAGAAAATTACGTTTTGGGTGTTATTACTAAGTGCTATATTTACCTTAATTGCGGTTTTATTGATTAATAGTTCGATTCGATTAGCAGTGTATTCTAAACGATTTATTATTAAAACCATGCAAATGGTTGGTGCTACTAAAACCTTTATTAGACGACCATTTGTTTTTAAAAGTGTACAATTGGGTGTGATTGGAGCCATTGTTGCTTTAATAGGAATGGGAATTGTTTTGTATTATTTAGATCTTATGTTTCCTGAATTGGAACTCATACAGAATCCTATATTAGTCGGAAGTTTATTTGTTGGTATCTTTTTATTGGGTGTATTAATTACTTGGATAAGCACGTTTATTGCGACACAACGTTTCTTGAATTTGAAAACAGATCAATTGTACTATTAA
- a CDS encoding leucine--tRNA ligase, whose product MSYHFNEIEAKWQKYWEDNQTFKAENKSDKPKYYVLDMFPYPSGAGLHVGHPLGYIASDIYSRYKRHKGFNVLHPQGYDSFGLPAEQYAIQTGQHPADTTRVNIEGGVDKAGNVIEGYRKQLDRIGFSFDWSREVRTSNPEYYKWTQWIFIQLFESWYNNDRNHAEHIDTLISKFSAEGNTTVNVVCDDDINEFTAEEWNAFSSEEQQEILLKYRLTYLAETEVNWCPALGTVLANDEIVNGVSERGGHPVMRKKMTQWSMRISAYAERLLQGLDTIDWTDSLKESQRNWIGKSVGASVTFNVIPSVTSSADETSHQIEVFTTRPDTIYGVSFMTLAPEHELVSQIVTDEQKSEVEAYIEATAKRSERDRMADVKTISGAFTGAYAEHPFTKEPIPIWIGDYVLAGYGTGAVMSVPCGDQRDYDFAKHFNIDIPNIFEGVDISEEAFAAKDNVKIANSDFLNGMNYKKATKRAIYELEQLGQGEGKTNYRLRDAVFSRQRYWGEPFPVYYVNGKPQMIDKQHLPIVLPEVEKYLPTETGEPPLGRADVWAWDTNTNTIVSNDLCHTVSSSAVETSQDNGIYPLELNTMPGWAGSSWYFFRYMEDAANRGEAFASEEALNYWENVDLYIGGSEHATGHLLYSRFWVKFMKDRGFVNVEEPFKKLINQGMILGTSAFVYRVKYNVSALGHYEKGENEKQENYIDEIKSILPSIYVSDNIFKGKSLIELDEFFKENYSNKYITKEVLDKIELFKKNDSSLSSISIHVSNIDKLHVKVQYVNASDELDIEGLKNDGEFGEDFKDAEFILEDGVYKVGREVEKMSKSKYNVVNPDNICKQYGADSLRLYEMFLGPLEQAKPWNTAGITGVHGFLKKLWKLYVGDNGLNVNDTEPTKDNLKTLHKTIKKVEDDIENFSFNTSVSTFMIAVNELTAQKCNSKEVLEPLLVVLSPYAPHIAEELWSKLGNNESISTAAFPVFDASHLVESSKNYPISFNGKMRFTLELPLDMSKDDIEKTVMAHEKTIAQLDGRTPKKVIVVPGKIVNIVG is encoded by the coding sequence ATGAGTTATCATTTTAACGAGATAGAAGCCAAATGGCAAAAGTATTGGGAAGATAATCAAACGTTTAAAGCTGAAAATAAAAGCGATAAACCTAAATATTATGTGTTAGATATGTTTCCTTATCCGAGTGGAGCAGGTTTACATGTTGGTCATCCATTAGGTTATATAGCAAGTGATATTTATTCGAGATACAAACGTCATAAAGGTTTTAACGTCTTGCATCCTCAAGGTTATGATAGTTTTGGTTTGCCTGCTGAACAATATGCAATTCAAACGGGTCAGCATCCTGCAGATACTACAAGAGTTAATATAGAAGGCGGCGTTGATAAAGCTGGAAATGTGATCGAAGGCTATAGAAAACAGTTAGATCGTATCGGATTTTCATTCGATTGGTCTCGTGAGGTTAGGACTTCTAATCCTGAATACTACAAATGGACGCAATGGATTTTCATTCAATTATTTGAATCTTGGTATAACAACGATCGTAATCATGCTGAACACATTGATACGTTAATTTCAAAGTTTTCTGCGGAAGGAAATACAACGGTTAATGTCGTTTGCGATGATGATATAAATGAATTTACTGCGGAAGAATGGAATGCTTTTTCTTCTGAAGAACAACAAGAGATTTTATTAAAATATAGATTAACGTATTTAGCTGAAACTGAAGTGAACTGGTGTCCAGCTTTAGGAACGGTTTTAGCAAATGACGAAATTGTTAATGGTGTGTCAGAACGTGGAGGACATCCAGTAATGCGAAAGAAAATGACCCAATGGAGTATGCGGATTTCAGCATATGCTGAACGTTTGCTTCAAGGTTTAGATACGATTGATTGGACAGACTCATTGAAGGAAAGTCAGCGTAACTGGATTGGTAAATCGGTTGGAGCTAGTGTAACATTCAATGTTATTCCATCTGTCACGTCGAGCGCAGACGAGACGTCTCATCAAATCGAAGTCTTTACCACAAGACCAGATACCATTTACGGAGTCTCATTCATGACCTTAGCTCCAGAACACGAACTCGTGTCACAAATTGTGACAGATGAACAAAAATCTGAGGTTGAAGCCTATATTGAAGCCACTGCAAAACGTAGTGAACGCGATCGTATGGCTGATGTAAAAACTATTTCAGGTGCTTTTACTGGAGCTTATGCTGAGCATCCTTTTACAAAAGAACCCATTCCAATTTGGATTGGTGATTACGTGTTAGCTGGCTACGGAACAGGAGCAGTCATGTCTGTGCCTTGTGGTGATCAACGCGATTACGATTTTGCGAAACATTTTAATATTGATATTCCTAATATTTTTGAAGGTGTAGATATTTCTGAAGAAGCCTTTGCTGCGAAAGACAATGTGAAAATTGCGAATAGTGATTTCTTAAACGGAATGAACTACAAAAAAGCGACCAAACGTGCCATTTACGAATTAGAACAATTGGGTCAAGGCGAAGGTAAAACCAACTACAGATTGCGTGATGCAGTATTTTCTAGACAACGGTATTGGGGCGAACCGTTTCCAGTGTATTATGTCAATGGAAAACCACAAATGATTGATAAACAGCATTTGCCTATCGTCTTACCAGAAGTTGAAAAATACTTACCAACCGAAACAGGCGAACCACCTTTAGGTCGTGCAGATGTTTGGGCTTGGGATACGAATACAAATACAATAGTCAGTAATGATCTTTGTCACACTGTCTCGTCGAGCGCAGTCGAGACGTCTCAAGACAACGGAATTTACCCACTAGAACTCAACACCATGCCAGGTTGGGCAGGAAGTTCTTGGTATTTCTTCAGATATATGGAAGACGCAGCCAATAGAGGCGAAGCTTTTGCAAGTGAAGAGGCTCTTAACTATTGGGAAAATGTTGATTTATACATTGGTGGAAGCGAACATGCCACAGGTCATTTATTATACTCACGTTTTTGGGTGAAGTTTATGAAAGACAGAGGGTTTGTGAATGTTGAAGAACCTTTTAAAAAGTTGATTAACCAAGGGATGATTTTGGGGACTAGTGCTTTTGTTTATAGAGTAAAGTATAACGTAAGTGCTTTAGGACATTATGAAAAGGGAGAAAACGAAAAACAAGAAAATTATATTGATGAAATTAAGAGTATTTTACCATCAATATATGTTTCGGATAATATTTTTAAAGGAAAATCACTTATTGAGTTAGATGAATTTTTTAAAGAAAACTATTCTAATAAGTATATAACTAAAGAGGTTTTAGATAAAATTGAATTATTTAAAAAAAATGATAGTTCACTTTCAAGCATTAGTATTCATGTTTCTAATATAGATAAATTACACGTAAAGGTTCAATACGTTAATGCTTCAGATGAGTTAGATATTGAAGGATTAAAAAATGATGGAGAATTTGGAGAAGATTTTAAAGATGCCGAATTCATTTTAGAAGATGGCGTTTACAAAGTAGGTCGTGAAGTCGAAAAAATGTCCAAGTCCAAATACAACGTTGTCAATCCAGATAACATTTGCAAACAATATGGAGCCGACAGCTTACGTCTTTACGAAATGTTTTTGGGTCCATTAGAGCAAGCAAAACCTTGGAATACTGCTGGTATTACAGGAGTGCATGGCTTCCTTAAAAAACTTTGGAAACTCTATGTTGGTGACAACGGTTTAAATGTCAACGATACAGAACCTACAAAAGACAACTTAAAGACACTTCATAAAACCATTAAAAAAGTAGAAGACGATATTGAGAATTTTTCATTCAATACTTCTGTGTCAACATTTATGATTGCAGTCAATGAGTTAACTGCTCAAAAGTGTAACAGTAAAGAAGTTTTAGAACCTTTATTAGTAGTATTATCTCCTTACGCGCCACATATAGCAGAAGAGTTATGGAGTAAACTTGGTAACAACGAATCGATTTCAACAGCAGCTTTTCCAGTATTTGATGCAAGTCATTTGGTAGAGAGTAGCAAAAATTACCCAATATCATTTAATGGCAAAATGCGTTTCACATTAGAATTACCATTAGACATGAGTAAAGACGATATTGAAAAAACGGTTATGGCTCACGAAAAAACCATAGCACAATTAGATGGTCGTACTCCTAAAAAAGTAATTGTTGTTCCAGGTAAAATTGTCAATATTGTAGGATAA
- a CDS encoding DNA-3-methyladenine glycosylase I: protein MKKHKCGWCLGNDLYEAYHDEEWGVPVYDDDTLFEFLILETFQAGLSWITVLKKRENFRTAFDQFDYKKIASYNQKKIDSLLENEGIIRNKLKVNATITNAQAFIKIQENYGSFSKYIWEFVDGKPIKNRFKDYKKAPANTPLSDTISKDLKKRGFKFVGSTVIYAHMQATGMVNDHEVNCFRYDEV from the coding sequence ATGAAAAAACACAAATGCGGTTGGTGCCTCGGAAACGATTTATATGAAGCCTATCATGATGAAGAATGGGGAGTTCCTGTATATGATGATGATACCTTATTTGAATTTTTAATTCTAGAAACATTTCAAGCAGGATTAAGTTGGATTACTGTTTTAAAAAAACGTGAAAATTTCAGAACCGCTTTTGATCAATTCGACTATAAAAAAATTGCAAGCTACAATCAGAAAAAGATTGATAGTTTACTAGAAAATGAAGGCATCATTAGAAATAAACTAAAAGTAAATGCAACGATTACCAACGCTCAAGCGTTTATAAAAATTCAAGAAAATTATGGTTCGTTTTCAAAATACATTTGGGAGTTTGTTGATGGTAAACCAATAAAAAACAGGTTTAAAGATTATAAAAAAGCGCCAGCGAACACACCTTTAAGCGACACGATTAGTAAAGATTTAAAAAAGCGAGGCTTTAAATTTGTAGGTTCAACAGTAATCTATGCGCATATGCAAGCTACAGGAATGGTCAATGATCATGAAGTTAATTGTTTTAGATATGATGAAGTTTAG
- a CDS encoding DUF3127 domain-containing protein, producing MEVQGKVKMISETQTFGSNGFRKRELVVTTEEQYPQHILIEFVQDKTDLLNNYQVGQGVKVNINLRGREWVNPQGETKYFNSVQGWRIENLQANAENMPPVAPAEAFEPATNINEEDHDDLPF from the coding sequence ATGGAAGTACAAGGAAAAGTCAAAATGATTAGCGAAACACAAACCTTTGGTAGCAATGGGTTTAGAAAAAGAGAATTAGTAGTAACTACAGAGGAACAGTATCCACAACATATCTTAATTGAATTTGTTCAAGACAAAACAGATTTATTAAATAACTATCAAGTAGGTCAAGGCGTAAAAGTAAATATCAACCTAAGAGGTAGAGAGTGGGTTAATCCACAAGGAGAAACTAAATATTTTAACTCTGTTCAAGGTTGGAGAATTGAAAACCTTCAAGCAAATGCAGAAAATATGCCACCTGTAGCTCCTGCTGAAGCATTTGAACCTGCAACAAACATAAACGAAGAAGATCACGACGATCTTCCTTTTTAA
- a CDS encoding undecaprenyl-diphosphate phosphatase — MDIIDSIVLGIIQGLTEFLPVSSSGHLELGKAILGDESIPKESLLFTVVLHFATALSTIVVFRKDIWSILKGVLKFQWNDDVQFASKIAVSMLPAAIVGYTYESELSELFGGNIKLVGFMLILTALLLYLADKAKNTTKNISFRNAIVIGFAQAIAMLPGISRSGATISTSVLLGNDKTKAARFSFLMVVPLIFGKIAKDIIGGELTYDSGNFTSLSVGFIAAFISGLFACTWMISLVKKSKLIYFSMYCVVVGLIAIYIAST; from the coding sequence ATGGATATTATTGATTCAATTGTATTAGGAATTATTCAAGGCCTTACTGAGTTTTTACCTGTATCATCTAGTGGTCACTTAGAATTAGGCAAAGCTATTCTTGGTGATGAATCCATCCCAAAAGAAAGCTTATTATTTACAGTTGTTTTACATTTTGCAACAGCTTTAAGTACTATCGTAGTCTTTAGAAAAGATATTTGGTCTATTTTAAAAGGAGTTTTAAAATTTCAATGGAATGACGATGTTCAATTTGCATCCAAAATAGCAGTATCTATGCTACCTGCTGCAATAGTTGGGTATACCTATGAAAGTGAATTATCTGAATTATTTGGTGGTAATATTAAGCTAGTAGGTTTTATGCTTATTCTAACTGCACTACTCTTATATCTAGCAGATAAAGCCAAAAACACGACTAAAAACATATCCTTTAGGAATGCCATAGTCATTGGTTTTGCTCAAGCCATTGCAATGCTTCCAGGTATTTCGCGATCTGGAGCCACGATTTCTACGTCTGTTCTACTTGGAAATGATAAAACTAAAGCTGCTCGATTTTCATTTTTAATGGTTGTTCCCTTAATCTTTGGAAAAATAGCTAAAGACATTATTGGTGGTGAACTCACTTATGATAGTGGAAATTTTACCTCATTAAGCGTTGGGTTTATTGCTGCATTTATTTCAGGATTGTTTGCTTGCACATGGATGATAAGCTTAGTAAAGAAAAGTAAACTTATCTACTTCTCTATGTACTGTGTAGTCGTTGGTTTAATCGCAATTTATATTGCTTCAACTTAA
- the truB gene encoding tRNA pseudouridine(55) synthase TruB, producing the protein MFTKEDYQAGQVLLIDKPLTWTSFQAVNKLRWEIRQAFNIKKIKVGHAGTLDPLATGLLIICTGKMTKQINTFQGQDKEYTGTFVIGSTTPSYDLETEIDHTFPTEHITEALIHDTTKQFIGSIEQFPPIFSAIKKDGKRLYEFARAGEKVDIKSRTVSISVFEITKIEGNNINFRVVCSKGTYIRSLAHDFGKSLQSGGHLSVLRRTKIGDFHVDNAMSPEDFIAKLA; encoded by the coding sequence ATGTTTACTAAAGAAGACTACCAAGCTGGACAAGTTTTACTTATCGATAAACCATTAACATGGACGTCCTTTCAAGCCGTAAACAAATTACGATGGGAAATTAGACAAGCCTTCAATATTAAAAAAATTAAGGTTGGTCATGCAGGAACTCTAGACCCTTTAGCTACTGGATTATTGATTATTTGCACAGGGAAAATGACTAAGCAAATCAATACGTTTCAAGGTCAGGATAAAGAATATACTGGTACTTTTGTCATTGGAAGCACAACACCTTCTTATGATTTAGAAACAGAAATAGATCATACTTTTCCAACAGAACACATCACAGAAGCATTAATTCACGACACTACCAAACAATTCATTGGAAGCATTGAACAGTTTCCTCCAATCTTTTCGGCTATAAAAAAAGATGGAAAGCGGTTATATGAATTTGCAAGAGCTGGAGAAAAAGTAGACATCAAATCAAGAACCGTTAGTATTTCAGTATTTGAAATCACTAAGATTGAAGGTAATAACATAAACTTTAGAGTCGTTTGTAGCAAAGGTACTTACATTAGATCATTGGCTCACGATTTTGGTAAATCACTACAGTCTGGAGGTCACCTTTCAGTATTAAGACGGACTAAAATTGGTGATTTTCATGTTGATAATGCCATGTCTCCAGAAGATTTTATTGCTAAACTAGCTTAA
- a CDS encoding DUF3098 domain-containing protein — translation MGEQKRKESSNNEFIFGKKNYKFMLIGLGFIALGFILMSGGGSDDPNVFDPSIFSWRRIRLAPALVLIGFGIQVYAILLNPNKDSKS, via the coding sequence ATGGGAGAACAAAAACGCAAAGAATCAAGTAACAACGAATTTATATTCGGAAAGAAAAACTACAAGTTTATGCTTATTGGTTTAGGCTTTATTGCGCTTGGTTTTATTTTAATGTCTGGAGGCGGAAGCGATGATCCCAATGTATTTGATCCTTCTATATTTAGTTGGAGACGTATTCGATTGGCACCAGCTTTAGTATTAATTGGCTTCGGAATTCAGGTGTATGCCATTTTATTAAATCCAAATAAGGATTCAAAATCTTAA
- a CDS encoding HIT family protein, which produces MASVFSKIITGEIPCYKVAETEDYLAFLDINPNAKGHTLCIPKKEVDKLFDLDESSFHGLLEFSRKVAIALEKAVPCKRVGLTVIGLEVPHAHVHLIPLNTMEDARFVNKSKLEKGEFQTIANAIASHL; this is translated from the coding sequence ATGGCATCTGTTTTCTCAAAAATCATTACTGGCGAAATTCCATGTTATAAAGTTGCAGAAACTGAAGATTATTTAGCGTTTTTAGACATCAATCCAAATGCTAAAGGTCATACGCTTTGCATTCCCAAAAAAGAAGTAGATAAACTATTTGATTTAGATGAATCGTCATTTCATGGGCTATTAGAGTTTTCAAGAAAAGTAGCTATTGCTCTTGAAAAAGCTGTGCCTTGCAAACGTGTTGGATTGACTGTGATTGGTTTGGAAGTTCCGCATGCTCATGTGCATTTAATTCCATTAAATACAATGGAAGACGCTCGTTTTGTTAATAAATCAAAATTGGAAAAAGGCGAGTTTCAAACGATAGCAAATGCAATTGCTTCACATTTATAA
- a CDS encoding flavin reductase family protein has translation MISFDPKSISTAKLHGYLLSAVAPRPIAFASTVDSDGNPNLSPFSFFNVFSANPPILIFSPARRVRNNTTKHTLENAKDTKEVVINVVNYDIVQQMSLSSTEYAKGVNEFDKSGLTMLESDVVKPFRVAESPVQFECKVNEIIELGTEGGAGNLIICEVVKFHIDDSVMDDNQMIVQEKLDLVARAGGSYYNRAKKGFFEIPKPLSTLGIGVDSMPNEVKNSMILTGNDLGMLGNIEELPHKEDVEEFLNNVSERYPNIREMSHRQKHKIARNYLSYGDVNSAWKLLLS, from the coding sequence ATGATATCTTTTGATCCTAAAAGTATTTCAACAGCAAAATTACATGGTTATTTGTTAAGTGCAGTAGCGCCTAGACCAATAGCTTTTGCGAGTACTGTTGATTCTGATGGGAATCCAAATTTGTCACCTTTTAGTTTTTTTAATGTGTTTAGCGCTAATCCACCAATTTTAATATTTTCTCCTGCACGACGTGTAAGAAATAATACAACTAAGCACACTTTAGAAAATGCTAAAGACACAAAAGAAGTAGTGATCAATGTTGTTAATTATGACATTGTTCAGCAAATGTCTTTGAGTAGCACTGAGTACGCCAAAGGAGTTAATGAGTTTGATAAATCAGGACTAACAATGTTAGAATCAGATGTCGTTAAACCATTTAGAGTAGCTGAATCACCTGTGCAATTTGAGTGCAAAGTGAATGAAATTATTGAATTAGGAACCGAAGGAGGAGCTGGTAATTTGATAATTTGTGAAGTAGTGAAATTTCATATTGACGATTCAGTAATGGATGATAATCAAATGATCGTTCAAGAAAAATTAGATTTAGTTGCAAGAGCTGGAGGAAGTTATTACAACCGAGCAAAAAAAGGCTTTTTTGAAATTCCAAAACCATTATCAACTCTAGGTATTGGAGTAGATTCTATGCCAAATGAGGTTAAAAATAGTATGATTTTAACTGGAAATGATTTAGGAATGTTAGGCAATATTGAGGAGTTACCACACAAAGAAGACGTAGAAGAGTTTTTAAATAACGTTAGTGAACGTTATCCAAATATTAGAGAAATGTCTCACAGACAAAAACATAAAATAGCAAGAAATTATTTGAGCTATGGTGATGTTAATAGCGCATGGAAACTGTTGTTATCATAA
- a CDS encoding thioredoxin family protein — MKTLEHISVKDIINESLQKGISYQDYRALVHDLVEKESNSGDEKTEALANYTMLNDRRMKRWDKTIKVSEEIKNKVLNFKGHVTWLVITESWCGDAAHVIPILNKMAELSDNIDLKLVFRDENEGLMDQFLTNGGRAIAKLIMIDNTSNAVVNTYGPRPTEATNMVNAYKAEHGSLTPEFKEDLQGWYNKNKGQSIIEDVMALLNL; from the coding sequence ATGAAAACTTTGGAACATATATCAGTAAAAGACATCATAAACGAAAGCTTACAAAAAGGAATTTCATATCAAGACTATCGTGCATTGGTGCATGATTTAGTTGAGAAAGAATCAAATTCTGGTGATGAAAAAACGGAAGCGCTAGCAAATTATACGATGCTTAATGATCGTCGAATGAAACGTTGGGACAAGACAATTAAAGTATCCGAAGAGATTAAAAACAAAGTTTTAAATTTTAAAGGCCATGTCACTTGGCTTGTGATTACCGAAAGTTGGTGTGGTGACGCAGCTCATGTAATTCCAATATTGAATAAAATGGCTGAGTTATCAGATAATATCGATTTAAAATTAGTTTTTAGAGATGAAAATGAAGGGTTGATGGATCAGTTTTTAACCAATGGTGGACGAGCAATCGCGAAGTTAATTATGATTGATAATACATCAAATGCCGTTGTAAATACTTATGGGCCAAGACCAACAGAGGCAACAAATATGGTTAATGCTTACAAAGCAGAACATGGATCATTAACGCCTGAGTTTAAAGAAGATTTACAAGGTTGGTACAATAAAAATAAAGGGCAAAGCATTATTGAAGATGTTATGGCATTATTAAACCTTTAA
- a CDS encoding sensor histidine kinase: MAKTINRNITRWIVIVASFIIISLILWNTYVFFQHFKAEERMKMENWSFALKTLMESGDDAEIEVTSKIIESNTTTPMILLGPNNNIDSMRNIDTLNISSTKQYLEKLIITFENENTPIPVIANNQLYNTIYYGNSPLLNKLKYYPLALLLIIFLFAAVAYFFYKSTRTADQNKLWTGMAKETAHQIGTPLSSLVGWTEILRSENVNPDYLVEIEKDITRLQIITDRFSKIGSVPKLEKSDIVKETIDSYEYLKARSSKLIDFEISTPNEVMMVDLNQQLYSWTIENLVKNAIDAMKGKGQLKLAITKDGKFVKIKVSDTGKGLSKQKFNTIFQPGYTSKKRGWGLGLSLAKRIIEDYHDGKIKVLNSEIDKGTTMQISLKIVS, translated from the coding sequence ATGGCTAAAACCATAAACCGCAACATAACTCGATGGATTGTCATTGTAGCTTCCTTTATTATTATTTCGCTAATTCTTTGGAATACGTATGTGTTTTTTCAGCATTTTAAAGCTGAAGAACGTATGAAGATGGAAAACTGGTCGTTTGCACTCAAGACTTTAATGGAATCTGGTGATGATGCAGAAATTGAAGTAACTTCTAAAATTATTGAAAGTAACACTACGACTCCAATGATTTTACTTGGTCCTAACAATAATATTGATAGTATGAGGAATATTGATACGCTTAATATTTCCTCTACAAAACAATACTTAGAAAAACTAATAATCACTTTTGAAAACGAAAACACTCCAATTCCAGTAATAGCTAACAATCAACTTTATAATACAATTTATTACGGAAATTCACCCTTACTCAATAAACTTAAGTACTATCCATTAGCTTTATTGTTGATAATTTTTCTGTTTGCTGCTGTTGCTTATTTCTTTTATAAAAGCACAAGAACTGCCGATCAAAACAAATTATGGACAGGAATGGCTAAGGAAACAGCTCATCAAATTGGAACTCCTTTATCTTCACTTGTTGGGTGGACTGAGATTTTACGTTCTGAAAATGTGAATCCTGATTATTTAGTAGAAATAGAAAAAGACATCACACGGTTACAAATCATTACAGATCGTTTTAGTAAAATTGGTTCAGTGCCAAAACTTGAAAAATCAGATATCGTTAAAGAAACCATAGACTCTTATGAGTATTTAAAAGCGCGTTCATCAAAATTGATTGATTTTGAAATCTCTACACCTAATGAAGTTATGATGGTCGACCTTAATCAACAATTATACAGTTGGACGATTGAAAACTTAGTTAAGAATGCCATTGATGCTATGAAAGGAAAAGGGCAATTAAAACTAGCCATAACTAAAGATGGTAAATTTGTAAAAATAAAAGTATCTGACACTGGAAAAGGGCTTTCTAAACAAAAATTTAATACCATTTTTCAACCAGGATACACGAGTAAAAAACGTGGATGGGGTTTAGGACTATCATTAGCAAAACGCATTATTGAAGATTACCATGATGGGAAAATAAAAGTATTAAACTCAGAAATTGATAAAGGAACAACCATGCAAATCTCATTAAAAATAGTGTCCTGA